Proteins found in one Maridesulfovibrio sp. genomic segment:
- the trkA gene encoding Trk system potassium transporter TrkA, with protein sequence MRVIIVGAGEVGFNVARRLSGENKEVVVIDMNSKALSKVSDSLDVQTLQGSGSSPEILEKAGVDEADILLAVTDKDEINLLATFFANRLNPEIIKLARIRKEDYTRYADMFTEGDLHIDTLINPDEEVVDSIMRVMSVPGAVEINDFVGGKVRLIGVKLPAESPLVGVQLMMMREHLGDDIDVVVAALVRNNELIIPGGLDTIEQGDIIYFTCLRDQQNTLLKRAGILSDPIKKVMIVGGGNVGYLLAQALDRKKYHTRLIDNNPERCAELSEGLDRVIVLNGDGTDQDLLNEENVGDLDMVIAVTGDEEMNILSCLLAKNLGVRKTITRINKFAYIPLIEPIGIDHLVCPRLSAINSILHFVRQGKVISAVSIKGEEAEALEAIAQEKSGIVGKPIMELDLPKGTLILCFQRGDDVIIPTGTTVIEPNDRLLIISTHKNIPKIEKALTTKLELY encoded by the coding sequence TTGAGAGTTATCATAGTGGGAGCCGGGGAAGTTGGGTTCAATGTTGCCAGACGTCTTTCCGGTGAAAACAAGGAAGTTGTCGTTATCGACATGAACTCCAAGGCTCTTAGCAAAGTTTCTGATTCTCTGGATGTACAGACGCTTCAAGGTTCCGGTTCCAGTCCTGAAATTCTTGAAAAGGCCGGTGTCGATGAAGCTGATATCCTTTTGGCTGTGACAGATAAGGATGAAATAAACCTGTTGGCTACTTTTTTTGCTAACAGGCTTAACCCCGAAATTATCAAGCTCGCAAGAATCAGGAAAGAAGATTACACTCGGTATGCGGACATGTTTACAGAAGGTGATCTGCACATTGACACCCTGATCAATCCGGATGAAGAAGTTGTAGACTCCATCATGCGGGTCATGAGTGTTCCTGGTGCGGTCGAAATTAATGATTTTGTGGGCGGAAAAGTTCGTCTGATCGGTGTGAAGCTCCCTGCCGAAAGCCCTCTGGTCGGTGTACAGCTGATGATGATGCGTGAACACCTCGGTGATGATATTGACGTCGTTGTTGCCGCCCTTGTCCGTAATAATGAGCTGATCATTCCCGGCGGCCTTGATACCATTGAGCAGGGCGACATCATATATTTTACATGCCTTAGGGACCAGCAGAATACACTGCTCAAACGTGCCGGAATTCTTTCTGATCCCATCAAGAAAGTAATGATCGTGGGCGGCGGAAACGTCGGTTATCTCCTCGCACAGGCTTTAGACAGAAAAAAATATCATACCCGCTTGATTGATAATAACCCCGAACGTTGTGCCGAACTTTCCGAGGGACTGGACCGCGTTATTGTCCTTAACGGTGACGGTACTGATCAAGATCTGCTCAACGAAGAAAACGTGGGTGATCTGGATATGGTCATCGCTGTGACAGGTGATGAGGAAATGAATATCCTTTCCTGCCTGCTTGCAAAAAATCTCGGTGTACGCAAGACCATCACCCGTATCAATAAATTTGCATATATCCCCCTGATTGAACCCATCGGCATCGACCACCTTGTCTGCCCGAGACTTTCAGCCATCAACTCCATTCTCCACTTTGTGCGACAGGGTAAAGTTATTTCAGCAGTTTCAATCAAAGGTGAAGAAGCAGAAGCCCTCGAAGCCATCGCACAGGAAAAATCAGGTATTGTGGGCAAGCCGATTATGGAACTCGATCTGCCTAAGGGGACATTGATACTTTGTTTCCAGCGTGGCGATGATGTAATCATTCCCACTGGAACCACCGTGATCGAGCCTAATGACAGATTGCTCATTATTTCCACCCATAAAAATATTCCCAAAATAGAGAAGGCTCTCACCACCAAGCTGGAGCTTTATTAA
- the rpsT gene encoding 30S ribosomal protein S20 gives MANHKSALKRHRQSVKRNMRNTTVRTRIKNVVKEVRAAVEANDTNLASTALRKATSVLDKAATKKVIHARTAARKISRLNAAVNKMA, from the coding sequence TTGGCGAACCATAAATCCGCACTCAAAAGGCACCGTCAGAGCGTTAAACGCAACATGCGCAACACCACTGTACGTACCCGTATCAAAAACGTTGTAAAAGAAGTTCGTGCAGCTGTTGAAGCTAACGACACCAACCTCGCATCCACCGCGCTGCGCAAGGCTACTTCCGTTCTTGATAAAGCTGCAACCAAAAAAGTTATCCATGCGCGCACCGCAGCACGCAAGATTTCTCGCCTGAACGCAGCCGTTAACAAAATGGCTTAG
- the nadB gene encoding L-aspartate oxidase: MKTEVLIIGSGIAGCISALTIAEKGIEVTLLTPGKDLFTGNTRLAQGGIVYTGPDDSPKLLEKDIFTAGWNYNNKKAVRALAKNGPEVLKKLLLEKYPVAFQKNDDGEYSLTREGGHAVNRILYCADHTGQSIMDVLVQQVANHPYIRICPDRTAIDLLTNHHHARDNDFRYSLNNKCLGAYVYNESRNMVETFLADFTVLATGGLGQIYLHTTNTPGSIGSGIAMANRAKARVINAEMVQFHPTSFFQQVRTRASRRFLVSEAVRGEGAKLINCYGEPFMHRYDPRGDLAPRDIVTRSILEEMLRTNEECVYLDAANHVKQDLPTRFPTIYGKCLENGIDINNQPIPVVPAAHYFCGGVLVEEKGRTTLDRLYAIGECSCTGVHGGNRLASTSLLEGMLWGHTSGEDIAARLSRKSRIPKKLFNAMPDWENAGSNENEDPALIAQDWAFLRNIMWNYVGINRSTARLNRAIDDLQSLNRNLRSFYKRTPISRPIIDLFHGSQAALIVTIAALRNKKSVGCHYRVG, from the coding sequence ATGAAAACTGAAGTTTTAATTATCGGGTCAGGTATCGCCGGATGTATATCAGCTCTGACGATAGCAGAAAAAGGTATTGAAGTTACACTCTTAACTCCGGGGAAAGATCTCTTTACCGGTAATACGAGGCTGGCCCAGGGCGGCATCGTTTATACCGGACCGGACGATTCTCCTAAGTTGCTTGAAAAGGATATTTTTACCGCGGGTTGGAATTACAACAACAAAAAAGCGGTTCGTGCACTTGCTAAAAACGGACCTGAAGTCCTGAAAAAGCTGTTGCTGGAAAAATATCCGGTTGCATTCCAAAAAAATGATGACGGTGAATACAGCCTGACCCGTGAAGGCGGACACGCTGTTAACCGTATCCTTTATTGCGCTGACCATACCGGACAATCGATTATGGATGTGCTGGTTCAGCAGGTGGCTAACCATCCTTACATCCGAATCTGTCCCGACAGAACAGCCATCGACCTTTTGACTAATCATCACCATGCCCGTGACAATGATTTCAGGTATTCCCTGAACAACAAATGTTTAGGCGCATACGTGTACAACGAGTCCCGGAATATGGTGGAAACATTTCTAGCAGATTTCACCGTGCTGGCAACAGGCGGTCTGGGACAGATCTATTTGCATACCACCAACACTCCCGGTTCCATTGGTTCGGGGATAGCCATGGCCAACCGCGCCAAGGCCAGAGTGATCAATGCGGAAATGGTTCAGTTCCATCCTACCTCCTTCTTTCAACAGGTCAGAACAAGGGCCAGCCGCCGTTTCCTCGTATCGGAAGCCGTTCGCGGTGAGGGAGCAAAGCTGATCAACTGCTACGGTGAGCCGTTCATGCATCGCTATGATCCCCGTGGTGATCTTGCTCCTCGTGATATTGTCACCCGTTCCATTCTTGAAGAAATGCTCCGCACCAATGAAGAATGTGTTTATCTGGATGCTGCGAATCACGTTAAACAGGACTTGCCCACAAGGTTTCCGACCATTTATGGAAAGTGCCTTGAGAACGGCATCGATATAAATAATCAACCTATCCCGGTTGTTCCCGCAGCCCATTACTTCTGCGGCGGTGTGCTGGTGGAAGAAAAAGGCCGGACAACTCTTGATCGGCTTTACGCCATCGGTGAATGCTCTTGTACCGGAGTGCATGGCGGTAATCGTCTTGCCAGTACTTCTCTGCTTGAAGGAATGCTCTGGGGCCATACTTCCGGTGAGGATATTGCCGCACGCCTGTCCCGGAAATCAAGGATTCCCAAAAAGCTTTTCAATGCTATGCCGGATTGGGAAAACGCCGGTTCCAATGAAAACGAAGATCCAGCCCTCATCGCGCAGGACTGGGCCTTTCTCCGCAACATTATGTGGAACTATGTAGGCATCAACCGCTCAACAGCAAGGCTTAACCGGGCAATAGACGATCTTCAGAGTCTGAATCGCAATCTGCGGAGTTTTTACAAACGAACTCCTATCAGCCGTCCGATCATTGACCTTTTCCACGGAAGTCAGGCGGCCTTGATTGTTACTATTGCGGCTCTTCGCAATAAAAAAAGCGTAGGCTGCCATTACCGGGTTGGATAG
- a CDS encoding TrkH family potassium uptake protein, protein MRWKIVLHIIGALTLCVGLTMIFPLGFSLYYQDAGIVPLLESFCVTCISGLAMFLIFRNSGKAKGLSHREGMAIVALGWVFAGFFGSLPFYFGDVFSCYVDCFFESLSGFTTTGASVMMDIEKNAKGILFWRSLTHWLGGMGIIVLSLAILPFLGVGGMQLYKAEVPGPVPDKLKPRIKDTALVLWKVYLLFTIIEAVLLMFGGMDFFDSLCHTFGTLATGGFSTKNSSVAYFQSAYIDYVITFFMLVAAVNFSLHYQMIKGRPLLLWKDPEFRFFGVVTLAVIAIITIAVYSATNYESISDSFRYTSFQVASIISTTGYATADYEIWPAVAQGLLLLCMFLGGCAGSTSGGMKNLRIMLLLKQAYQEVFRIIHPRSVNRVKLGKTVVKPETMNDILGFSVLWILLFVLGGLVVAATGVDVVSSFAASLACIGNIGPGIGSVGPTENYAHIPELGKWALIFCMLLGRLEIYTVVVLCVPEFWRK, encoded by the coding sequence ATGCGTTGGAAGATAGTTCTGCACATCATTGGGGCATTGACCCTTTGTGTCGGCCTGACCATGATTTTCCCGCTGGGATTTTCACTTTATTATCAGGATGCGGGGATAGTACCTTTGCTGGAGTCCTTCTGTGTTACCTGCATCAGCGGACTGGCCATGTTTTTGATTTTCAGGAACAGTGGTAAAGCAAAAGGCTTGAGCCATCGCGAGGGTATGGCCATTGTTGCGCTCGGATGGGTTTTTGCCGGTTTTTTCGGCAGTCTGCCTTTCTATTTCGGGGATGTTTTCTCCTGTTACGTGGATTGTTTTTTCGAGTCTCTTTCAGGATTTACCACCACCGGAGCTTCGGTGATGATGGATATCGAAAAAAATGCCAAGGGAATTCTTTTCTGGCGCAGCCTGACTCATTGGCTGGGCGGCATGGGAATCATTGTTCTTTCGCTGGCTATTCTGCCTTTTCTCGGAGTAGGAGGGATGCAGCTTTACAAGGCAGAAGTTCCCGGACCGGTACCGGATAAGCTCAAACCGCGCATTAAAGATACCGCGCTGGTGCTCTGGAAAGTTTATCTACTTTTCACCATAATTGAAGCGGTGTTGCTCATGTTCGGCGGCATGGATTTTTTTGATTCCCTCTGCCACACCTTTGGAACACTGGCTACCGGTGGTTTTTCCACCAAGAACTCTTCCGTAGCTTACTTTCAAAGCGCATACATTGATTATGTGATTACCTTTTTTATGCTGGTCGCTGCGGTCAACTTCAGCCTGCACTATCAAATGATCAAAGGGCGTCCGTTACTGCTCTGGAAAGATCCGGAATTCAGATTTTTCGGAGTAGTCACCCTCGCAGTCATCGCCATAATCACAATAGCTGTATATTCTGCCACGAACTATGAATCTATTAGCGATTCTTTCCGCTACACATCTTTTCAAGTCGCTTCGATAATTAGCACGACCGGATATGCTACCGCCGACTATGAGATATGGCCCGCAGTGGCACAGGGACTTCTGCTGCTGTGTATGTTTCTCGGAGGCTGTGCCGGGTCCACCAGCGGAGGAATGAAGAATCTGCGCATCATGCTGCTTCTGAAGCAGGCATATCAGGAAGTTTTCCGCATCATCCATCCACGCTCGGTTAACCGGGTGAAGCTTGGCAAAACTGTTGTTAAGCCGGAAACCATGAATGATATTCTCGGCTTTTCTGTGCTCTGGATACTGCTTTTCGTACTCGGCGGATTGGTGGTAGCGGCGACAGGGGTGGACGTTGTCTCCTCATTTGCCGCGTCTCTGGCCTGCATCGGCAACATCGGTCCCGGAATAGGAAGCGTCGGTCCTACAGAAAACTATGCTCATATCCCGGAACTGGGAAAATGGGCCCTCATCTTCTGCATGCTGCTGGGCCGTCTGGAAATATACACAGTTGTCGTCCTTTGTGTTCCTGAATTCTGGCGTAAATAA